One stretch of Geoalkalibacter ferrihydriticus DSM 17813 DNA includes these proteins:
- a CDS encoding carbohydrate kinase family protein encodes MQALICGSFAYDNIMVFGDRFKNHILPDQVHILNVSFLVPEMRKEFGGCAGNIAYNLQLLGGSPLPMGTVGEDFAPYAEWMDACGIEQRHVIRIENSFTAQAFITTDLDDNQITAFHPGAMAFAHHNKVSDAQGVSLGIVSPDGREGMIEHAAQFVAAGIPFIFDPGQGLPMFDGDDLRRFIDQATWLTVNDYEWQLIRERTGLSAAEVAGRLEALIVTRGGQGSTIYTTGGEICIPAAHAAQLKDPTGCGDAYRAGLLYGLMNKLDWETTGRIASLMGAIKIEHQGTQNHRFDMTEFSNRYREAFDREL; translated from the coding sequence ATGCAAGCCCTGATCTGCGGTTCTTTTGCCTACGACAACATCATGGTCTTTGGCGACCGCTTCAAAAACCACATTTTACCCGACCAGGTGCACATCCTGAATGTATCGTTTTTGGTGCCGGAGATGCGCAAGGAATTCGGTGGTTGCGCGGGCAACATCGCTTACAATCTTCAGTTGCTCGGTGGCTCACCGCTGCCCATGGGCACCGTCGGCGAAGACTTCGCTCCCTATGCCGAATGGATGGATGCATGCGGCATTGAGCAGCGCCACGTGATCCGGATCGAAAACAGTTTCACGGCTCAGGCTTTCATCACCACCGACCTGGACGACAACCAGATCACCGCCTTTCACCCGGGCGCCATGGCCTTCGCCCACCACAACAAGGTCAGCGATGCCCAAGGCGTCTCTCTGGGCATCGTCTCTCCCGACGGGCGCGAGGGGATGATCGAACACGCCGCCCAGTTCGTCGCTGCCGGGATCCCTTTCATCTTCGATCCCGGCCAGGGGCTGCCCATGTTCGACGGCGACGATCTGCGTCGTTTCATCGATCAGGCCACCTGGCTGACTGTCAATGATTACGAATGGCAACTGATCCGCGAACGGACCGGCTTGAGTGCCGCCGAAGTCGCCGGACGGTTGGAAGCGCTGATCGTTACCCGCGGCGGCCAAGGCTCCACTATTTATACCACTGGAGGTGAGATTTGCATTCCCGCCGCCCACGCAGCACAGCTCAAGGATCCCACCGGCTGCGGTGACGCCTATCGTGCCGGGCTGCTGTACGGACTCATGAACAAGCTGGACTGGGAAACCACCGGACGCATCGCCTCGCTCATGGGCGCCATCAAAATCGAACATCAGGGCACCCAGAATCACCGCTTCGACATGACTGAATTCAGCAACCGCTACCGCGAGGCATTCGACCGCGAACTCTAG
- a CDS encoding heavy metal translocating P-type ATPase has protein sequence MTSDDSSGPLSSGQTLDIGVSGMSCASCVGRVEKALREVPGVVEVSVNLATERARVVFAAKQGDVAAVLDAIQQAGYGPKVENLEFAIHGMNCASCVGRVEKALGRVPGVLEGQVNLATEKARVRIVSGAVMVETIIAALREAGYEAEELGSAAQRSVEEGEAREQEARRLKRSVLFAAALTLPIFVLDMGSHFIPPFHHWLVRSLGQQNLFYLFFVLASLVQFGPGLRFYKKGWPALVRGGPDMNSLVMLGTSAAWGYSVVATFLPGVLPEGTVHVYFEASAVIVTLILVGRYLEARAKGRTSEAIKRLIGLQAKTARVVRNGEELETAIEEVRVDDLVRVRPGEKIPVDGEVVEGRSYVDESMITGEPLPVEKEQGAEVVGGTINKTGSFTFRATRIGADTLLAQIVRMVEQAQGAKLPIQALVDRVTNYFVPAVIGAAVLTFVVWLLLGPAPALTFALVNAVAVLIIACPCAMGLATPTSIMVGTGKGAELGILFRKGDALQRLRDAGVVALDKTGTLTRGRPELTDFVVAEGFFEKDVLRWVTSVERLSEHPIAEAIVAAAKSRGLKPAEGSNFTAEPGFGVVADVEGHRVHVGADRYMRRLELNLEAFAEAALELGDQGKTPLYAAVDGRLAAILAVADPIKESTPAAIAALHAEGLKVVMITGDNRRTAEAIARHLGIDQVVAEVLPDGKVEAVKKLQSQRHKVAFVGDGINDAPALAQADVGIAIGTGTDIAMEAAEVVLMSGDLRNVPNAIALSKATLRNIKQNLFWAFAYNTLLIPVAAGALYPFFGLMLSPVFAAMAMAASSICVLSNALRLRRFSPPMRAETQA, from the coding sequence ATGACTTCGGATGATTCTTCCGGACCGCTGTCAAGCGGCCAAACCTTGGATATAGGTGTTTCCGGAATGAGTTGCGCCTCCTGTGTGGGGCGCGTTGAGAAAGCCCTGCGCGAGGTGCCGGGGGTTGTCGAGGTATCGGTAAACCTCGCTACGGAGCGTGCCCGGGTGGTTTTTGCCGCGAAGCAGGGAGATGTCGCCGCGGTCCTCGACGCGATTCAGCAAGCCGGCTATGGTCCAAAGGTAGAAAATCTGGAGTTCGCTATCCACGGCATGAATTGCGCTTCCTGTGTCGGTCGGGTGGAAAAGGCCCTGGGGCGTGTGCCCGGAGTTCTGGAAGGACAGGTCAACCTTGCCACGGAAAAAGCCAGGGTACGCATTGTCTCGGGCGCGGTGATGGTTGAGACGATCATTGCCGCGCTGCGGGAGGCAGGATATGAGGCCGAAGAACTGGGTTCCGCCGCGCAGCGCAGCGTTGAAGAGGGAGAGGCGCGTGAGCAGGAGGCGCGCCGCCTTAAGCGCTCGGTTTTATTTGCCGCGGCCCTGACCCTGCCCATTTTCGTGCTCGACATGGGCTCCCATTTTATCCCGCCTTTTCACCATTGGCTGGTGCGGAGTCTGGGTCAGCAGAACCTGTTTTACCTATTCTTTGTGTTAGCCAGCCTGGTGCAGTTCGGCCCGGGACTGAGATTTTACAAGAAGGGCTGGCCGGCTTTGGTGCGCGGTGGGCCGGATATGAATTCGCTGGTCATGCTTGGCACTTCAGCGGCCTGGGGGTATTCGGTGGTGGCGACTTTCCTGCCGGGAGTTCTTCCTGAAGGTACGGTGCATGTCTATTTTGAGGCTTCTGCGGTCATTGTTACGCTGATTCTGGTCGGTCGTTATCTCGAAGCCCGAGCCAAGGGGCGCACCAGCGAAGCCATCAAGCGGCTGATCGGTTTGCAGGCGAAAACCGCGCGGGTGGTGCGCAATGGTGAAGAGCTTGAAACGGCCATCGAGGAGGTGCGGGTCGATGATTTGGTGCGGGTGCGTCCCGGTGAAAAAATTCCCGTCGACGGCGAGGTGGTCGAGGGGCGGTCCTACGTTGATGAATCGATGATCACCGGTGAACCGCTACCGGTCGAAAAAGAGCAGGGCGCCGAGGTGGTGGGCGGCACGATCAACAAGACCGGCAGCTTTACCTTTCGTGCGACCAGAATCGGCGCCGATACACTGCTTGCGCAGATCGTGCGCATGGTCGAGCAAGCCCAGGGCGCGAAGCTGCCCATTCAGGCACTGGTCGACCGGGTTACCAATTATTTCGTGCCGGCTGTGATTGGTGCGGCGGTGCTTACCTTCGTCGTCTGGCTATTGTTAGGGCCTGCACCGGCCTTGACCTTTGCCCTGGTTAATGCCGTGGCCGTGCTCATCATCGCCTGCCCCTGCGCCATGGGATTGGCAACGCCGACGTCCATCATGGTCGGCACCGGCAAGGGTGCGGAATTGGGCATATTGTTTCGCAAAGGCGATGCTTTGCAGCGCCTGCGCGATGCCGGGGTGGTCGCCCTGGACAAAACGGGGACTCTGACCCGGGGGCGCCCGGAATTGACCGATTTCGTCGTCGCCGAGGGTTTTTTTGAAAAAGATGTGCTGCGGTGGGTGACCTCCGTGGAGCGCCTGTCGGAACATCCCATCGCCGAGGCCATCGTCGCGGCGGCAAAATCCCGCGGACTCAAGCCGGCGGAAGGGAGCAACTTCACGGCCGAGCCTGGTTTCGGGGTGGTCGCGGACGTCGAGGGACATCGTGTTCATGTCGGCGCGGATCGTTATATGCGCCGCCTTGAGCTGAACCTGGAAGCTTTCGCCGAAGCTGCGTTAGAACTTGGCGATCAAGGAAAAACGCCCCTCTATGCGGCGGTGGATGGTAGGCTCGCCGCGATTCTCGCAGTGGCCGATCCCATCAAAGAATCGACTCCGGCAGCCATTGCAGCTCTGCACGCTGAAGGGTTGAAGGTGGTCATGATCACCGGTGACAACCGCCGTACCGCCGAGGCGATTGCCAGGCACCTCGGCATTGACCAGGTGGTGGCCGAGGTGCTGCCCGACGGTAAGGTCGAAGCGGTGAAAAAACTGCAATCTCAAAGGCACAAGGTGGCCTTCGTGGGCGACGGCATCAATGACGCTCCGGCGCTGGCCCAGGCCGATGTCGGCATTGCCATCGGCACCGGCACGGATATCGCCATGGAGGCCGCCGAAGTGGTGCTCATGTCCGGTGATCTGCGTAACGTGCCAAACGCCATTGCCCTGTCTAAGGCGACCCTTCGCAACATCAAACAAAACCTGTTCTGGGCTTTCGCCTACAACACTTTGCTCATTCCAGTGGCGGCTGGAGCCCTCTATCCGTTCTTTGGCTTGATGCTTTCGCCGGTGTTTGCTGCCATGGCCATGGCAGCTTCAAGCATCTGCGTCCTGAGCAACGCTTTGCGCTTGCGGAGATTTTCGCCGCCCATGCGGGCAGAGACGCAAGCCTGA